The following are encoded in a window of Bacillus sp. es.036 genomic DNA:
- the rplQ gene encoding 50S ribosomal protein L17 translates to MAYQKLGRTSDTRKALFRDLVTDLIINERIETTESKAKELRSFIDKMITLGKRGDLHARRQAASFIRNEVADQESGQDAVQKLFSDIAPRYAERQGGYSRIRKLGPRRGDGAEMVIIELV, encoded by the coding sequence ATGGCATACCAAAAGTTAGGTCGTACGAGTGATACGCGTAAAGCGCTATTCCGTGACCTTGTTACAGATTTGATCATCAATGAACGTATTGAAACGACAGAATCGAAGGCGAAAGAGCTTCGTTCTTTCATCGACAAAATGATTACGCTTGGTAAACGCGGGGATCTTCACGCACGTCGTCAAGCAGCTTCTTTCATCCGTAACGAAGTAGCGGATCAAGAAAGCGGTCAAGATGCAGTTCAAAAGCTATTCAGCGATATCGCTCCTCGTTATGCAGAGCGTCAAGGCGGTTACTCTCGTATCCGTAAACTTGGACCACGCCGCGGTGACGGTGCTGAAATGGTTATCATCGAGCTAGTATAA